One Brassica napus cultivar Da-Ae chromosome C4, Da-Ae, whole genome shotgun sequence genomic region harbors:
- the LOC106393837 gene encoding heat shock factor protein HSF8-like, producing the protein MVRKLSTSSFYIQLNQIVDDRSSDQIIVWDLKKLRSDILSKYSSVLGRNLTEFIAKLRSHGFPSVAKGPGELEFSHDDFARSPLMKKMMVKALSERIEKFDAQIKAMKCRLKAKKATLKVENLFQNLRI; encoded by the coding sequence ATGGTTCGCAAACTCTCAACGTCTTCGTTCTACATCCAGTTAAATCAGATTGTGGACGATCGTTCGTCGGATCAGATCATCGTTTGGGACTTGAAAAAGCTTCGCAGCGACATTCTTTCCAAATACTCCTCCGTACTGGGCAGAAACTTGACAGAGTTTATCGCAAAGCTTCGCTCTCATGGCTTTCCAAGTGTCGCCAAGGGTCCTGGGGAGTTGGAGTTCTCACATGATGATTTCGCGAGAAGCCctctgatgaagaagatgatggtcAAAGCCTTGTCGGAGAGGATTGAAAAGTTTGATGCTCAGATCAAAGCCATGAAGTGTAGGCTCAAAGCCAAGAAAGCTACCCTCAAAGTTGAGAATCTCTTTCAAAACCTGCGAATCTGA
- the LOC125586107 gene encoding uncharacterized protein LOC125586107, whose protein sequence is MAKSSGETKFTLKLVVDEERKKVVFAEACRDFVDVLFSLLTLPMGTIVRLLENHRKSEPVPVGCFSNLYKSVVDMGTDDFETEACKQILLYPRSLRDVQCKRLKLNLHPAEGYKWFSCGSYNCDMCSGFSTSRCRCGKLMNKETPMSGAKVVDYNIQDGVFVRGRSSFIITDDLKVAVRSTDLVLRKLKSVGCGDLRKVSERIVEIGLDEVMTLLECIFSSNASLTDTFLNKQSPKGVMKPCTTPSPYMEKEIEARPEEITTFSAIVRKHDMKILYVECKEDFVDLLFTFLAVPLESVVDISGESSTLVCLGNLFKGFKELSATEVSRSKAVLPHYYKCQKQLLDIITERPQLLFRASDDELLDLIDPKSHGRDQSKKGSGFVKRDARF, encoded by the exons ATGGCCAAAAGTTCTGGAGAGACTAAGTTCACTTTGAAACTTGTCGTTGATGAAGAGAGAAAAAAGGTTGTTTTCGCTGAGGCTTGTAGGGACTTTGTTGATGTGCTCTTCAGTCTTCTGACACTGCCTATGGGCACCATTGTCAGATTGCTTGAGAATCATCGTAAATCTGAGCCTGTGCCTGTTGGTTGCTTTAGCAATCTCTATAAAAGTGTTGTGGATATGGGCACTGATGATTTTGAGACTGAAGCTTGTAAGCAGATACTCCTTTATCCGAGGAGTTTGAGAGATGTCCAGTGCAAAAGGCTTAAGCTCAACTTACACCCTGCTGAGGGATACAAGTGGTTCTCTTGCGGTTCTTACAACTGTGACATGTGCAGTGGTTTTAGCACTTCTCGATGTCGTTGTGGAAAGTTGATGAACAAAGAGACCCCGATGTCAGGAGCAAAAGTTGTAGACTACAACATACAAGATGGAGTATTTGTTAGAGGCAGGTCTTCATTCATCATAACTGACGACTTGAAAGTGGCAGTTCGGTCCACTGACCTTGTCTTGAGAAAGCTCAAATCTGTAGGCTGTGGTGATCTTCGTAAGGTTTCGGAAAGGATTGTTGAGATTGGTTTAGATGAG GTCATGACACTACTGGAATGTATCTTCTCCTCAAATGCTTCCTTGACGGACACTTTCCTCAACAAGCAAAGCCCAAAAGGTGTGATGAAGCCATGCACTACGCCAAGTCCGTATATGgaaaaagaaatagaagctAGACCAGAAGAAATAACAACTTTCAGTGCCATCGTGAGGAAACACGATATGAAGATTTTATATGTTGAATGCAAAGAAGACTTTGTTGATCTTCTTTTCACTTTTCTTGCTGTTCCGCTGGAATCTGTAGTGGATATCTCTGGTGAGAGCTCCACTCTTGTGTGCCTTGGAAACCTGTTCAAAGGCTTCAAGGAGTTGAGTGCTACAGAAGTTTCAAGATCCAAAGCTGTGCTCCCACATTACTATAAATGTCAGAAGCAGTTGCTCGATATCATCACTGAGCGGCCTCAGCTCTTATTTAGAGCCAGCGACGACGAACTTCTGGATCTAATTGATCCAAAATCTCATGGACGTGACCAGTCAAAAAAAGGTAGCGGATTCGTGAAGAGAGACGCAAGGTTTTGA
- the LOC125586106 gene encoding uncharacterized protein LOC125586106: MDERQEFGRLIPRQIVAMLLSIFAIYKGHDLKSDPNRGTKTGRVASEFNTLANICFTLVVARITTTSVVMERIRRTREDCDAHLLLGSVLLLLSLALSAYLRCC; the protein is encoded by the coding sequence ATGGATGAACGTCAAGAGTTTGGTCGTTTAATCCCTCGTCAAATCGTTGCAATGCTGCTCTCCATTTTCGCCATCTACAAAGGACACGACCTGAAATCAGATCCGAACCGTGGAACAAAGACGGGACGCGTTGCATCGGAGTTCAACACGTTAGCGAATATCTGTTTCACGCTGGTGGTCGCCAGAATCACTACAACGTCGGTGGTGATGGAGCGCatacgaagaacaagagaggATTGCGACGCACACCTTTTGCTTGGCTCCGTCTTACTCTTGCTCTCCCTCGCCCTCTCCGCGTATCTTCGCTGCTGCTGA
- the LOC125585542 gene encoding ankyrin repeat domain-containing protein EMB506, chloroplastic-like: MVSWVLSIRPQSCLLPEFPVSISKSKLLIDCLPRSVPLRLSVPIKRQLTVKTRCFSETKRRTPSVQSKRQFWEDPDDGSDSEDEEEGEDEEGIGNDLDFESDWEDGDSRAQKVTTDNNYEEQLAREVEQLLAPEERAILQQNEKPNLQMISTKKWKPLQTLALSMQIQLMDNLMDNGLNIDDVDKDGETALHKAVIGKKEAVITHLLRKGANPHVQDRDGASALHYAVQVGALQTVKLLIKYNVDVNVTDNEGWTPLHIAVQSRNRDITKILLTNGADKTRRTKDGKVALDMALCFGRDFKSYDLVKLLKIMPTDDI, encoded by the exons ATGGTCTCTTGGGTCTTATCCATTCGTCCACAAAGTTGTCTCCTTCCAGAATTTCCCGTTTCCATCTCTAAATCGAAGCTACTCATAGACTGTCTTCCAAGGAGCGTCCCATTACGCTTATCAGTTCCCATCAAGAGACAATTGACTGTGAAGACCCGCTGTTTCTCTGAGACAAAGCGTCGAACACCTTCCGTACAATCCAAACGTCAATTTTGGGAAGACCCAGACGATGGTAGCGAcagtgaagatgaagaagaaggagaagacgaAGAGGGTATCGGAAATGATTTAGATTTCGAGAGTGATTGGGAAGATGGAGACTCAAGAGCCCAGAAGGTTACTACAGACAACAACTACGAGGAACAGCTTGCAAGag AGGTTGAGCAACTTCTTGCACCTGAAGAAAGAGCGATTCTTCAGCAAAACGAAAAACCAAATCTTCAAATGATATCAACT AAGAAGTGGAAGCCACTTCAGACTCTTGCTCTGTCAATGCAGATTCAGTTAATGGACAATCTCATGGACAATGGACTAAACATTGATGATGTTGACAAG GACGGCGAAACCGCTCTTCATAAGGCAGTCATTGGTAAAAAAGAAGCAGTGATTACTCATCTTTTGAGGAAAGGAGCAAACCCACACGTTCAAGATCGG GACGGTGCATCTGCGCTTCACTATGCAGTTCAAGTTGGAGCCTTGCAGACTGTAAAACTACTTATCAAGTACAATGTAGACGTCAATGTTACAGATAAT GAAGGATGGACTCCTTTACATATCGCTGTGCAAAGCAGGAATCGAGACATCACAAAAATCTTGTTGACCAATGGTGCTGATAAGACAAGAAGAACAAAG GACGGGAAAGTAGCATTGGACATGGCTCTGTGCTTTGGAAGAGATTTCAAGTCATATGATCTGGTCAAGCTGTTGAAGATCATGCCTACTGACGATATATAG
- the LOC106391465 gene encoding peroxidase 63-like: MAKLVIILLFFHDLSLLSSAAESRLTTDFYSKSCPRFLDIVRDTITNKQITTPTTAAAALRLFFHDCFPNGCDASVLVSSTAFTTAERDSSINLSLPGDGFDVVIRAKTALELACPNTVSCSDILAVAVRDLLVTVGGPYYEISLGRRDSRVSKSSLLLADSLPLPSSPISKLVEQFTSRGFSVQEMVALSGAHTIGFSHCKELTNRVARVNDTGYNPRFADALRKACSNYRNDPTISVFNDVMTPNKFDNMYFQNIPKGLGLLESDHGLYSDPRTRPFVDLYARDQARFFKDFAGAMQKLSVYGVLTGRRGEIRRRCDAIN; encoded by the coding sequence ATGGCTAAACTCGTCATCATACTCCTCTTCTTCCACGACTTGTCCTTGCTATCTTCCGCCGCAGAATCTCGCCTCACAACCGACTTCTACTCAAAATCATGTCCTAGATTCCTAGACATTGTCCGCGATACCATCACCAACAAACAGATCACAACCCCAACAACTGCCGCCGCCGCACTCCGCCTCTTCTTCCACGACTGTTTCCCCAACGGCTGCGACGCCTCCGTCCTCGTCTCCTCCACCGCTTTCACCACCGCCGAACGCGATTCCTCGATCAACCTCTCTCTCCCGGGAGACGGATTCGACGTCGTGATCCGCGCCAAAACCGCTCTCGAGCTCGCCTGTCCCAACACCGTCTCTTGCTCCGATATCCTCGCCGTCGCCGTCCGCGATCTCCTCGTCACGGTCGGCGGACCTTACTACGAGATCTCCCTCGGCCGCCGCGACTCTCGCGTCTCGAAATCGTCTCTCCTCCTCGCCGATAGCCTCCCTCTTCCTTCTTCTCCGATCTCGAAGCTCGTCGAACAGTTCACTTCCAGAGGATTCTCCGTTCAGGAAATGGTGGCGTTGAGCGGGGCCCACACCATCGGATTCTCGCACTGCAAAGAGTTAACCAACCGGGTCGCCCGGGTGAACGATACCGGGTATAACCCGAGATTTGCTGACGCTCTGAGGAAAGCTTGTTCGAATTACCGAAATGACCCTACGATCTCTGTCTTCAACGACGTGATGACTCCGAACAAGTTCGACAACATGTACTTCCAGAACATTCCGAAAGGTCTCGGGTTGCTCGAATCGGATCATGGGTTGTATTCCGATCCGAGAACCCGGCCTTTCGTCGACCTATACGCGAGAGACCAAGCTCGGTTCTTTAAAGACTTCGCAGGAGCCATGCAGAAGCTGAGCGTCTACGGCGTTTTGACCGGACGGCGAGGAGAGATCCGGCGAAGGTGTGATGCAATCAACTAA
- the LOC106394551 gene encoding calcium-dependent protein kinase 32 yields MRHMPEHPNVVTLKETYEDEHAVHLVMELCEGVELFDRIVARGHYTERAAAVVTKTIMAVVQMIDKQLEVKKEVVVDVKQYSGVELIIKSGFGSTLPSKDDLIRTYEKFGPVFDCS; encoded by the exons ATGAGGCATATGCCTGAGCATCCCAACGTTGTTACTTTGAAGGAGACTTATGAGGATGAGCATGCTGTGCATTTGGTTATGGAGCTTTGTGAAGGTGTTGAGTTGTTTGATAGGATTGTGGCGAGAGGGCATTACACTGAGAGAGCTGCTGCTGTTGTCACTAAGACCATCATGGCAGTTGTTCAG ATGATTGATAAACAGCTTGAAGTGAAGAAGGAAGTAGTAGTTGATGTGAAGCAATATTCAGGTGTTGAGCTAATTATCAAGTCTGGTTTTGGTTCTACTCTGCCTTCAAAAGATGATTTGATTAGAACATATGAAAAATTTGGACCTGTTTtcgattgttcttaa
- the LOC106390947 gene encoding U-box domain-containing protein 40-like, with product MEIQRPVIKLMVLHSNHDKSDNLSRREFLPGKSKWRISLSRSPSSSSSSKSNNTSPSKTEIPTEFLCPISGYLMADPVIVSSGHSYERACVIASKTLGFTPSPLLPNSPPDFSTVIPNLALKSAILSWCDRRSFPPPKPLDNAAAEKLVFSLMEKTHHRPTSRKVSISEKELIQAIKDKPSVRLDHAATELDRRPNYFNSSSDESVASSSRTLQLATRPSCFSSPSSAEIESLEPNPSPEEEALLVKLKSNRISEIEEALISIRRVTRLDEGSRISLCTARLISSLRSLIVSRYATVQVNATAVLVNLSLVKSNKVKIVRSGIVPPLIDVLKCGSSEAQEHSVGAVFSLALEDENKTAIGVLGALEPLLHLIRVGTELTRHDSALALYHLSLVQSNRGKLVKLGAVQVLLSMARLGQTMNRVLLILCNMASCPVSRPALLDSGAVECMVGILRGPREVTESTRESCVAVLYGLSHDGGLRFKGLAMAANAVEELTKVERSGRERAKQKAKRVLEVMRAKMEDDSSPENEEIDWEELLNSGSVTRSQHRLGGDGE from the coding sequence ATGGAGATTCAACGACCAGTCATCAAGCTCATGGTTCTCCACTCAAACCACGACAAAAGCGACAACCTTTCCCGACGAGAATTTCTCCCCGGTAAATCCAAATGGAGAATCTCTTTATCCcgatctccatcttcttcctcttcttcaaaaTCCAACAACACTTCGCCGTCGAAAACAGAGATTCCGACAGAATTCCTCTGTCCGATCTCTGGTTACTTAATGGCAGACCCAGTTATCGTCTCCTCCGGTCACTCGTACGAACGAGCTTGCGTCATCGCTTCTAAAACCCTAGGGTTCACTCCAAGCCCCTTACTCCCAAACTCGCCGCCGGATTTCTCCACCGTCATACCCAACCTCGCCTTGAAATCCGCGATTCTAAGCTGGTGCGACCGCCGGAGTTTCCCGCCGCCGAAGCCGCTCGATAACGCCGCCGCGGAGAAGCTCGTTTTCTCGTTGATGGAGAAAACTCATCACAGGCCGACGAGCCGGAAGGTTTCGATATcggagaaggagctaatccaaGCGATAAAGGACAAACCTTCGGTGAGACTCGACCACGCCGCGACGGAGCTTGACCGGAGACCTAACTACTTCAACTCGAGCTCCGACGAGTCGGTAGCCTCCTCGAGCCGAACGCTGCAGCTAGCGACTAGACCTAGCTGCTTCTCCTCGCCTTCGTCTGCAGAAATAGAGTCCCTAGAACCAAACCCTAGCCCGGAGGAAGAAGCCTTACTCGTGAAGCTAAAGAGCAATCGAATCTCGGAGATTGAAGAGGCTTTGATCTCGATCAGACGCGTCACGAGGCTCGACGAAGGTTCTAGAATCAGTCTCTGTACTGCGAGGCTAATCTCTTCGCTTAGGTCACTCATCGTTTCTAGATACGCAACGGTTCAGGTGAACGCCACTGCGGTTCTTGTGAATCTCTCTTTGGTGAAATCTAACAAAGTGAAGATCGTACGGTCAGGAATCGTTCCGCCGTTGATCGACGTTCTCAAATGCGGCTCGTCGGAAGCGCAGGAGCACTCCGTCGGAGCCGTTTTCAGTTTGGCTCTGGAAGACGAGAACAAGACGGCGATCGGAGTGCTCGGAGCGTTGGAGCCGCTGCTTCATCTTATCCGAGTCGGGACTGAGTTGACTCGGCACGACTCGGCGCTTGCTCTGTATCATCTGTCTCTCGTGCAGAGCAACAGAGGGAAGCTCGTGAAGCTCGGAGCTGTTCAGGTGCTTCTGAGCATGGCGAGGTTAGGACAGACGATGAATAGGGTTCTGCTGATTCTCTGTAACATGGCTTCGTGTCCCGTGAGTCGACCCGCTTTGCTTGACTCGGGAGCTGTGGAGTGTATGGTTGGGATTCTGAGAGGGCCGAGGGAGGTCACTGAGTCGACTCGGGAGAGCTGTGTTGCGGTTTTGTATGGACTGAGTCACGACGGAGGGTTGAGGTTTAAAGGTTTGGCTATGGCGGCGAACGCGGTGGAGGAGCTGACGAAGGTGGAGAGGAGTGGGAGGGAGAGAGCGAAGCAGAAGGCGAAGAGGGTTTTGGAAGTGATGAGAGCTAAAATGGAAGATGATTCTTCGCCGGAGAATGAGGAGATTGATTGGGAAGAGCTGTTAAACTCCGGTAGTGTAACTCGGAGCCAGCATCGACTCGGTGGCGACGGTGAGTAG